Proteins from a single region of Streptomyces spectabilis:
- a CDS encoding HhH-GPD-type base excision DNA repair protein: protein MDKDVTLHLAQEAEADALLSRSPLAALVGMLLDQQVPMEWAFAGPYTIARRMGADDLDAHDIAAYDPEAFAALLATKPAVHRYPGSMAGRVQKLCQYLVEHYDGDAAGIWRDAGSGKELLGRLTELPGFGKQKAQIFLALLGKQLGVRPTGWREAAGSYGEAKVYRSAADITGPETLHKVRAYKQEQKAAAKRAASA from the coding sequence ATGGACAAGGACGTCACCCTGCACCTCGCCCAGGAGGCCGAGGCCGACGCGCTGCTGAGCCGCAGCCCGCTGGCCGCGCTCGTCGGGATGCTCCTGGACCAGCAGGTCCCCATGGAGTGGGCGTTCGCGGGCCCGTACACCATCGCGCGGCGGATGGGCGCGGACGACCTCGACGCGCACGACATCGCCGCGTACGACCCCGAGGCGTTCGCCGCGCTCCTGGCCACGAAACCGGCCGTGCACCGGTACCCCGGCTCGATGGCCGGGCGCGTGCAGAAGCTGTGCCAGTACCTGGTCGAGCACTACGACGGGGACGCGGCCGGGATCTGGCGGGACGCGGGCAGCGGCAAGGAGCTGCTCGGCCGCCTCACAGAGCTGCCCGGCTTCGGCAAGCAGAAGGCCCAGATCTTCCTCGCCCTCCTCGGCAAGCAGCTCGGCGTCCGTCCCACGGGCTGGCGGGAGGCCGCGGGGTCCTACGGCGAGGCGAAGGTGTACCGCTCGGCGGCGGACATCACGGGCCCGGAGACGCTGCACAAGGTCCGCGCCTACAAGCAGGAGCAGAAGGCGGCGGCCAAGCGGGCCGCCTCGGCGTAG
- a CDS encoding helicase HerA-like domain-containing protein translates to MAAGYAFQGPALDLGAVLWEGGCHADAQVRIPLAMLNRHGLVAGATGTGKTKTLQLVAEQLAAQGVPVFLADVKGDVSGVSAPGEPGDKVASRAREVGQDWAPRGFTSEFYALGGIGTGIPVRATVTSFGPLLMAKVLQLNQTQEQSLGLIFHYADQKGLELLDLKDLRAVVTFLTSAEGKPELKTIGGLSTATAGVILRALTTFEAQGMGDFFGEPEFDTSEFLRVAGDGQGLVSVLELPSVQDKPALFSTFLMWLLADLYHDLPEVGDLDRPKLVFFFDEAHLLFNGASKAFLDSITQTVRLIRSKGVGVFFVTQTPKDVPADVLAQLGNRVQHALRAFTPEDQKALKATVRTFPTSAYDLEETLTGLGTGEAVVTVLSEKGAPTPVAATRLRAPQSLMGPVPAADLERAVRDSRLYSRYAEAVDRHSAYERLREAAAAAAEAPAAEPPKAAKGKGDGGGGGGSVVEQVVGSGMFKSLLRSVGTQLGREISRSVFGTARRRR, encoded by the coding sequence TCGGTGCCGTCCTGTGGGAGGGCGGGTGCCACGCGGACGCGCAGGTGCGCATTCCGCTGGCGATGCTCAACCGGCACGGGCTCGTCGCCGGGGCGACCGGCACCGGCAAGACCAAGACGCTGCAGCTCGTCGCCGAGCAGCTGGCCGCGCAGGGCGTGCCGGTCTTCCTCGCCGACGTCAAGGGCGACGTCTCGGGCGTCTCCGCGCCCGGCGAGCCGGGCGACAAGGTCGCCTCGCGGGCCCGCGAGGTCGGCCAGGACTGGGCGCCGCGCGGCTTCACCAGTGAGTTCTACGCACTCGGCGGCATCGGCACGGGCATCCCCGTGCGGGCCACCGTGACCAGCTTCGGCCCGCTCCTGATGGCCAAGGTCCTCCAGCTGAACCAGACCCAGGAGCAGTCACTCGGCCTGATCTTCCACTACGCCGACCAGAAGGGCCTCGAACTCCTCGACCTCAAGGACCTGCGGGCGGTCGTCACCTTCCTCACGTCGGCCGAGGGCAAGCCGGAGCTGAAGACCATCGGCGGCCTGTCGACGGCCACCGCCGGGGTCATCCTGCGGGCGCTCACCACGTTCGAGGCGCAGGGGATGGGGGACTTCTTCGGGGAGCCGGAGTTCGACACGAGCGAGTTCCTGCGCGTCGCCGGGGACGGGCAGGGCCTGGTGTCGGTCCTGGAGCTGCCCTCCGTCCAGGACAAGCCCGCGCTCTTCTCGACGTTCCTGATGTGGCTGCTCGCGGATCTGTACCACGACCTCCCGGAGGTCGGTGACCTGGACAGACCCAAGCTCGTCTTCTTCTTCGACGAGGCGCACCTGCTGTTCAACGGGGCGTCCAAGGCGTTCCTGGACTCGATCACCCAGACCGTGCGGCTCATCCGCTCCAAGGGGGTCGGCGTCTTCTTCGTCACCCAGACGCCCAAGGACGTGCCCGCCGACGTGCTCGCCCAGCTCGGCAACCGCGTCCAGCACGCGCTGCGCGCCTTCACGCCCGAGGACCAGAAGGCCCTCAAGGCGACCGTGCGGACCTTCCCCACGTCCGCGTACGACCTGGAGGAGACCCTCACCGGCCTCGGCACCGGCGAGGCCGTGGTCACCGTGCTCAGCGAGAAGGGCGCGCCGACGCCGGTCGCGGCGACGCGGCTGCGGGCGCCGCAGTCCCTGATGGGCCCGGTGCCCGCCGCGGACCTGGAGCGGGCGGTGCGGGACTCCCGGCTCTACTCCCGGTACGCGGAGGCGGTGGACCGCCACTCGGCGTACGAACGCCTGCGGGAGGCCGCGGCCGCCGCTGCCGAGGCTCCGGCCGCCGAGCCGCCCAAGGCCGCCAAGGGCAAGGGCGACGGCGGCGGAGGCGGTGGTTCCGTGGTGGAGCAGGTGGTCGGCAGCGGCATGTTCAAGTCGCTCCTGCGGTCCGTGGGGACGCAGCTGGGCCGGGAGATCTCCCGCTCGGTCTTCGGGACGGCCCGGCGGCGGCGCTGA